One Acidisarcina sp. DNA segment encodes these proteins:
- a CDS encoding TonB-dependent receptor, with amino-acid sequence MRIHQRHIVRSLFFCALALLAGIPASSAHAAIVRGTVTDPLGAPVARAEVALVANGAVLTSATTGPDGSYQLTTPEAGRFYVVVAGRTFHQMTTAGFYAGRLDAVEQNIVLEPEWVRQEIVVTATGTPLPQEQVSSSVTLIPRAGFETHSDLVDTLRQVPGTSVVQSGQRGSATSLFVRGGNSDANKVTYDGVTAEDIGGRFDYGSVSTNGISSLEAYRGPNSVLYGSDAASGVVDLATPRGTTATPSIFYAGDAGNFSTYRNEVQLAGARGKADYYGAFSRLNTSNSLPMDKYHVATAAANLGWQPSAATQLRVTAHNSVSATGLPGAYDFYLLANDGKQSDQDTYVGATVENQTSPAWHNLARYGLARKREQSVQWYPAGILTQSGGAYPTSNYYGLPVTIHGANGYAVSGQALLNYTTDNFGVYPNRFDFVSNRDQLYAQSDYRFGPHMVGLVGFRFENERGSERSSAYFIDQSLERTNYDYTAQIQGDLRNRLFYTLGGSLLKNELYGTETNPRIGLAYYVVRPGPRIFRGTKVKFNFAKGVKEPTLTEQFGSLYAFLASQPGGSAAIQSFHISRIGAERARSYDGGVEQNLFGQRVLLRVTYFHNEFGNQIESVTPGVIPQLLPNLTAAQQQQLEALLQNTYSSLNLNSLDFRAQGLEAETEYSIGRRIFLRGGYTYLDAKVQRSFSSSSLYPTYNTGLSTGPVPSFSNVPIGAYSPLTGARPFRRPPHTGFASASYTSGKWSAQVLGAFASRSDDSTFLAYSDIEQGNSLLLPNRNLDPGFAKIDLGGSYQVLPWVGIYAQLDNLLSDQHLAPIGYQSLPLSFRTGIRLALGKGMTK; translated from the coding sequence ATGCGTATTCATCAGCGGCATATCGTCCGCAGTCTCTTCTTTTGTGCGCTCGCACTTCTTGCTGGAATTCCTGCCAGTTCCGCACACGCTGCAATTGTGCGCGGTACAGTTACAGATCCGCTGGGTGCTCCGGTGGCCCGCGCCGAGGTGGCCCTGGTGGCAAATGGAGCCGTGCTGACCAGTGCAACCACCGGGCCGGATGGAAGCTACCAACTCACAACTCCAGAGGCGGGGCGCTTCTATGTGGTCGTCGCTGGCCGGACGTTTCATCAGATGACGACAGCCGGCTTTTATGCGGGCAGGCTGGATGCTGTTGAGCAGAACATCGTCCTTGAGCCGGAGTGGGTTCGTCAGGAGATCGTAGTCACAGCAACCGGGACACCCTTACCGCAGGAGCAGGTGAGTTCCTCGGTGACGCTGATTCCGAGGGCTGGCTTTGAAACGCATTCCGACCTGGTGGATACTCTTCGCCAGGTGCCAGGCACGTCGGTCGTACAGAGCGGGCAACGGGGCAGCGCGACGTCGCTCTTCGTGCGTGGAGGCAACTCCGATGCGAACAAGGTAACCTACGACGGAGTGACAGCGGAGGACATCGGCGGCCGATTCGATTATGGATCTGTTTCGACCAACGGGATCTCGAGCCTTGAGGCATATCGCGGACCGAACAGCGTCCTGTACGGCTCGGATGCCGCATCGGGCGTGGTAGACCTTGCGACGCCGCGGGGAACCACGGCCACTCCTTCCATCTTCTACGCAGGCGACGCGGGCAACTTCAGCACCTATCGAAATGAGGTGCAACTGGCCGGAGCACGCGGCAAGGCCGACTACTACGGCGCGTTTTCGCGGTTGAATACCTCCAACTCGCTACCGATGGACAAGTATCACGTGGCCACAGCCGCAGCGAACCTTGGCTGGCAGCCCAGCGCTGCGACACAGCTTCGGGTAACCGCGCACAACAGCGTCTCCGCAACCGGCCTGCCCGGCGCTTATGATTTCTATCTCTTAGCAAACGATGGCAAGCAATCCGACCAGGACACTTATGTGGGCGCGACAGTCGAGAACCAGACCAGCCCCGCATGGCACAACCTGGCACGCTATGGACTGGCGCGGAAGCGAGAACAGTCCGTGCAGTGGTATCCGGCTGGAATTCTCACCCAGTCGGGAGGCGCTTATCCGACCTCGAATTACTACGGCTTGCCGGTGACCATTCACGGCGCAAACGGATACGCGGTAAGTGGACAGGCGCTGCTGAACTACACCACGGACAACTTCGGCGTTTATCCCAACCGGTTTGATTTCGTCTCCAACCGCGATCAGCTCTACGCACAAAGCGATTACCGCTTCGGCCCTCACATGGTTGGGCTCGTAGGGTTCCGATTCGAAAACGAACGTGGCTCGGAGCGCTCGTCCGCATACTTCATCGATCAGTCGCTGGAGCGGACCAACTACGACTACACCGCACAGATCCAGGGCGACCTTCGCAATCGTCTCTTCTACACCCTGGGCGGCAGCCTGCTGAAGAATGAACTGTATGGAACGGAGACCAATCCGCGGATCGGGCTGGCCTACTATGTCGTGCGGCCTGGGCCGCGCATCTTCCGCGGGACCAAGGTGAAGTTCAACTTTGCCAAAGGGGTCAAAGAGCCGACTCTTACCGAGCAGTTCGGATCCCTCTATGCCTTTCTCGCCTCGCAGCCGGGAGGTTCGGCGGCGATCCAGAGCTTCCATATTTCGCGCATTGGAGCGGAACGGGCTCGCTCGTATGACGGTGGTGTGGAGCAGAATCTCTTTGGACAGCGGGTTCTGTTGCGCGTGACCTACTTCCACAACGAGTTTGGCAACCAGATTGAATCGGTGACTCCGGGAGTGATTCCGCAGTTGCTCCCCAACCTGACAGCCGCGCAGCAGCAGCAGCTTGAGGCATTGCTGCAGAACACCTATTCTTCGCTGAATCTGAACTCGCTCGACTTCCGTGCGCAGGGGCTGGAGGCGGAGACCGAGTACAGCATCGGCAGAAGGATCTTCCTTCGCGGCGGATATACCTACCTCGATGCGAAGGTGCAGCGCTCCTTTTCTTCCAGTTCGCTGTATCCGACGTATAACACGGGCCTGTCGACGGGACCGGTGCCGTCGTTCTCCAACGTGCCGATCGGCGCGTATTCGCCGCTCACCGGAGCGCGCCCCTTCCGCCGTCCTCCGCATACCGGCTTCGCCAGCGCCAGCTACACCAGCGGAAAATGGTCGGCGCAGGTTCTGGGAGCATTCGCCAGCCGGAGCGACGACTCGACCTTCCTCGCCTACAGCGATATCGAACAGGGGAATTCGCTTCTTCTGCCGAATCGCAATCTCGATCCCGGATTCGCGAAGATCGACCTGGGAGGCAGCTACCAGGTGCTTCCGTGGGTGGGGATTTATGCGCAGTTGGATAACCTGCTGAGCGATCAGCATCTCGCCCCAATCGGATACCAAAGCCTGCCCTTGAGCTTCCGTACCGGAATCCGGCTGGCATTAGGGAAGGGAATGACGAAGTAA
- the groL gene encoding chaperonin GroEL (60 kDa chaperone family; promotes refolding of misfolded polypeptides especially under stressful conditions; forms two stacked rings of heptamers to form a barrel-shaped 14mer; ends can be capped by GroES; misfolded proteins enter the barrel where they are refolded when GroES binds): MAKQILHGEDSRQAILRGVNTLADAVKVTLGPKGRNVVIEKKFGSPTITKDGVTVAKEIELKDSLENMGAQMVREVASKTSDVAGDGTTTATVLAQAIYREGVKTVAAGANPMALKRGIDKAVEAIIGKRDDQGVVTGGALSKFSKPVSGEMIAQVGTISANSDSTIGKIIAEAMNKVGKDGVITVEESKTLETQLEVVEGMQFDRGYLSPYFVTDPDRMEVALEEPYILIYEKKISSMKDLLPLLEQVARNGKPLVIIAEDVDGEALATLVVNKLRGTLNVAAVKAPGFGDRRKAMLEDIAKLTGGKAITEDLGIKLENVKVEDLGRAKRITIDKDNTTIVEGRGDSKVIEGRVKEIRNQIEKTTSDYDREKLQERLAKLVGGVAVIKVGAATETEMKEKKARVEDAMHATRAAVEEGIVPGGGVALIRCTAEVDSLIKTLEGDEKIGAQIVRRAIEEPLRQIVGNAGIEGAVIVGKIHESKDVHYGYNAATDKFEDLVKAGVIDPTKVTRTALLNAASIAGLMLTTEAMVADIPEPKSAAPAGGHGGGMEGMY, encoded by the coding sequence ATGGCAAAGCAGATTCTGCATGGAGAAGATTCACGGCAGGCAATCCTGCGCGGCGTCAACACGCTCGCGGATGCCGTCAAAGTGACGCTCGGTCCCAAGGGCCGCAACGTCGTCATTGAGAAGAAGTTTGGTTCGCCGACCATCACCAAGGACGGCGTTACCGTCGCCAAGGAGATCGAGCTGAAGGATTCGCTCGAGAACATGGGCGCGCAGATGGTTCGCGAAGTTGCCTCCAAGACCTCGGACGTAGCCGGTGACGGCACCACGACCGCGACGGTTCTGGCACAGGCGATCTATCGTGAAGGCGTCAAGACCGTTGCTGCGGGTGCAAACCCGATGGCACTCAAGCGCGGAATCGATAAGGCTGTCGAGGCCATCATTGGCAAGCGCGACGACCAGGGTGTTGTGACCGGTGGCGCGCTTTCGAAGTTCTCCAAGCCGGTTTCCGGCGAAATGATCGCCCAGGTGGGAACGATCTCCGCCAACAGCGATTCCACCATCGGCAAGATCATTGCCGAAGCCATGAACAAGGTTGGCAAGGATGGCGTGATCACGGTCGAAGAGTCCAAGACGCTCGAGACCCAGCTGGAAGTCGTCGAAGGTATGCAGTTTGATCGCGGCTACCTGAGCCCCTACTTCGTCACCGATCCGGACCGCATGGAAGTGGCGCTCGAAGAGCCCTACATCCTCATCTACGAGAAGAAGATCAGCTCGATGAAGGATCTGCTTCCCCTGCTCGAGCAGGTTGCCCGCAATGGCAAGCCGCTGGTCATCATCGCAGAGGACGTTGACGGCGAAGCACTCGCCACCCTGGTAGTGAACAAGCTGCGCGGCACACTGAACGTCGCTGCCGTCAAGGCTCCTGGCTTTGGCGATCGCCGCAAGGCCATGCTCGAAGACATCGCCAAGCTCACCGGCGGCAAGGCCATCACGGAAGATCTCGGCATCAAGCTCGAGAACGTGAAGGTTGAAGACCTCGGCCGCGCAAAGCGCATCACCATCGACAAGGACAACACCACGATCGTTGAAGGCCGCGGAGACTCCAAGGTCATCGAAGGCCGCGTCAAGGAGATCCGCAACCAGATCGAGAAGACGACCTCCGACTATGACCGCGAGAAGCTGCAGGAGCGCCTTGCCAAGCTGGTTGGCGGCGTCGCCGTCATCAAGGTCGGTGCTGCTACCGAAACCGAGATGAAGGAGAAGAAGGCCCGCGTTGAGGATGCCATGCACGCCACCCGCGCCGCGGTTGAGGAAGGCATCGTCCCCGGCGGCGGTGTTGCTCTGATCCGCTGCACGGCCGAAGTGGATTCTCTGATCAAGACGCTTGAAGGCGACGAGAAGATCGGCGCCCAGATCGTCCGCCGTGCGATCGAAGAGCCTCTGCGCCAGATCGTTGGCAACGCCGGCATCGAAGGTGCGGTCATTGTGGGCAAGATCCACGAGAGCAAGGACGTCCACTATGGCTACAACGCAGCCACGGACAAGTTCGAGGATTTGGTCAAGGCCGGCGTCATCGACCCGACCAAGGTCACCCGCACTGCCCTGCTCAATGCTGCTTCCATCGCCGGCCTGATGCTGACGACCGAAGCCATGGTTGCCGACATTCCTGAGCCCAAGTCGGCTGCACCTGCCGGTGGTCACGGCGGCGGCATGGAAGGCATGTACTAA
- a CDS encoding co-chaperone GroES, with protein sequence MASATVATSFTPLHDRILLRRIDEGETVRGGIIIPDSAKEKPQEGEVISVGKGKSNDEGKIFPLDVKPGDRVLFGKYAGTEIKIDGEDFLIMREEEVLGVLKSK encoded by the coding sequence ATGGCATCTGCAACCGTAGCGACAAGCTTTACTCCCCTGCACGACCGCATCCTGCTCCGTCGCATTGACGAAGGCGAGACGGTTCGTGGCGGCATCATCATTCCTGACTCCGCAAAAGAAAAGCCCCAGGAAGGGGAAGTTATCTCGGTAGGCAAGGGCAAGTCGAATGACGAAGGCAAGATCTTCCCGCTCGACGTCAAACCTGGCGATCGCGTTCTCTTCGGCAAGTACGCCGGCACCGAGATCAAGATCGACGGCGAGGACTTCCTCATCATGCGTGAGGAAGAGGTCCTGGGCGTACTCAAGTCCAAGTAA
- a CDS encoding carboxypeptidase-like regulatory domain-containing protein → MAPMLTSRFRNLSWCLLPLVLLVLLSPASAFQTQVKRGRKYVPPPPTAKIEVTVLRASSGKPIPNAAVIFHAMEGEKDKGNMELKTNEEGKAIIDVMPIGDVVRLQVIANGFQTFGDDYKIETAEKQIVVKMKRPGEQYSIYKPHPEQEQQAPADATAPDAKDAPKK, encoded by the coding sequence ATGGCACCCATGCTGACCTCGCGTTTCCGCAACCTCTCCTGGTGCCTCCTTCCGCTTGTTCTGTTGGTTTTGCTTTCGCCGGCATCCGCCTTCCAAACCCAGGTGAAGCGTGGCCGCAAGTATGTTCCGCCACCGCCCACCGCCAAAATCGAGGTCACGGTCCTCCGCGCCTCCAGCGGCAAGCCCATTCCAAACGCCGCGGTCATCTTTCACGCCATGGAGGGCGAGAAAGACAAGGGCAATATGGAGTTGAAGACGAACGAGGAAGGCAAGGCGATCATCGACGTGATGCCGATTGGCGACGTCGTGCGGCTGCAGGTGATTGCCAATGGCTTTCAGACCTTTGGAGACGACTACAAGATCGAGACCGCCGAAAAGCAGATCGTGGTGAAGATGAAGCGGCCCGGCGAGCAATACTCGATCTATAAGCCCCATCCGGAGCAGGAGCAGCAGGCTCCCGCGGATGCAACGGCTCCCGACGCAAAGGATGCGCCAAAGAAGTAG
- a CDS encoding SDR family oxidoreductase yields the protein MDTLLGKVALVTGAAKRIGRALAIGLAQAGADVAITYRGSEAEALQTVMNLESHGHRAMAIRCDVRSPESITNAVAGVVSHFGRLDLLVNNAGAFETAPLEGITVAQWDAMFETNTRGPFLMAQAAYPHLKASGGRIINLGSLGGLHPWPTHGHYCTSKAALHMLTQTMAKGFAPEISVNCVAPGMIVNDEVSAEYAHFAAKTPMRRNGTSEDVAAAVLFFATGPHFITGQIMSVDGGLGL from the coding sequence ATGGATACGCTACTGGGAAAGGTTGCGCTGGTCACGGGCGCGGCGAAAAGGATTGGTCGCGCACTGGCAATTGGCCTGGCGCAAGCCGGAGCGGACGTCGCCATTACCTATCGCGGATCGGAAGCCGAGGCTCTGCAGACGGTGATGAACCTCGAGAGTCATGGACATCGGGCGATGGCGATACGCTGCGATGTTCGTTCGCCGGAGAGCATTACGAATGCCGTCGCAGGAGTGGTTTCTCACTTCGGCAGGCTCGATCTGCTGGTGAACAATGCCGGAGCCTTTGAGACGGCACCGCTCGAAGGAATCACCGTAGCGCAATGGGACGCCATGTTTGAGACGAATACTCGCGGGCCATTTCTGATGGCACAGGCAGCGTATCCGCATCTGAAAGCCAGCGGGGGAAGGATCATCAACCTCGGCTCCCTGGGAGGCCTGCATCCCTGGCCGACGCATGGTCACTACTGCACCTCCAAGGCGGCGCTGCATATGTTGACGCAAACCATGGCTAAGGGATTTGCGCCGGAGATCAGCGTGAATTGTGTCGCTCCGGGGATGATCGTGAACGACGAGGTCTCGGCGGAGTATGCCCATTTCGCGGCTAAGACGCCGATGCGGCGCAATGGGACCTCCGAGGACGTCGCCGCGGCTGTCCTCTTCTTTGCGACGGGACCCCATTTCATCACCGGACAGATTATGAGTGTAGACGGCGGCCTGGGTTTGTAA
- a CDS encoding CpsB/CapC family capsule biosynthesis tyrosine phosphatase encodes MIDIHHHLLFGLDDGSPDIETSVAMAEAAAADGTTHIVCTPHSNDTYAYRPDVNQERLAELRLRLKDRITLGLGCDFHLSWDNVSDALKNPTKYTINGTNYLLVEFPDLGIAPNMSETFFEMELARMTPIITHPERNPTITHQPERLAEWVRNGCLVQVTAGALTGRFGKTAEHFSNELLRKNWVHFIASDAHNLTSRPPQLSHAYQYIANRHGQETADRLCISNPRAAFFGENWPEQPEPIGLYPEEEHDKTKKRSFLSRLFSR; translated from the coding sequence GTGATCGACATTCATCACCACCTGTTATTCGGCCTCGATGATGGATCGCCGGACATTGAAACCTCGGTCGCCATGGCGGAGGCCGCAGCTGCCGATGGCACGACGCACATCGTATGCACGCCACACTCAAATGACACCTATGCCTATCGGCCTGACGTCAACCAGGAGCGGCTGGCGGAGTTGCGACTCCGCCTCAAGGACCGCATTACCCTGGGGCTGGGCTGCGACTTCCACCTCTCCTGGGACAATGTTTCCGACGCGCTGAAGAACCCCACCAAATACACCATTAACGGGACCAATTACCTGCTGGTGGAGTTCCCTGACCTGGGCATTGCACCCAATATGTCGGAAACCTTCTTCGAGATGGAACTGGCGCGGATGACGCCCATCATCACGCATCCGGAGCGCAATCCCACCATCACCCATCAGCCCGAGCGGCTGGCCGAGTGGGTGCGGAACGGATGCCTCGTGCAGGTAACAGCCGGCGCCCTGACCGGTCGTTTCGGCAAGACCGCTGAACACTTCTCCAATGAATTACTGCGAAAAAACTGGGTGCACTTTATCGCCAGCGATGCGCACAACCTGACCTCCCGGCCACCCCAGTTGAGCCACGCTTACCAGTACATCGCCAACCGCCATGGTCAGGAGACAGCCGATCGCCTGTGCATCTCCAACCCCCGCGCCGCGTTCTTTGGAGAGAACTGGCCCGAGCAGCCCGAGCCCATCGGACTCTACCCAGAAGAAGAACACGACAAGACGAAGAAACGCTCCTTCCTCAGCCGCCTCTTCTCTCGCTGA
- the purQ gene encoding phosphoribosylformylglycinamidine synthase subunit PurQ, whose amino-acid sequence MKFGVLVFPGSNCDHDTYNVIAELVHQPVAFLWHDSESLENCDAIIIPGGFAYGDYLRTGAIARFSPVMQSVQKFAAKGGLVLGICNGFQILCESGLLPGALMRNEGLKYICKQVYVRTETTATPFTQGLTKGQVLKIPIGHMEGNYFCDDATLATLEREDRIVFRYSTPEGEITREANPNGSIQNIAGVLNEGRNVLGMMPHPDRSSESLLGSSDGLAIFQSMVSALAAR is encoded by the coding sequence ATGAAATTCGGCGTCCTCGTCTTTCCAGGGTCCAATTGCGACCATGACACTTACAACGTGATCGCTGAGCTTGTCCACCAGCCGGTCGCCTTTCTCTGGCACGACTCCGAGAGCCTTGAGAATTGCGATGCGATCATCATCCCCGGGGGATTTGCCTACGGCGATTACCTGCGCACGGGAGCCATCGCCCGCTTCTCGCCGGTGATGCAGTCGGTCCAGAAGTTTGCAGCCAAGGGCGGCCTGGTCCTCGGCATCTGCAATGGCTTCCAGATCCTCTGCGAATCCGGACTGCTGCCCGGCGCGCTCATGCGCAACGAGGGGCTGAAATACATCTGTAAGCAGGTCTATGTGCGAACGGAGACAACCGCCACTCCCTTTACCCAGGGGCTGACCAAAGGACAGGTCCTCAAGATTCCCATCGGACACATGGAAGGCAATTACTTCTGCGATGACGCGACCCTGGCAACACTGGAGCGCGAGGACCGCATCGTATTCCGGTACTCAACGCCAGAAGGCGAAATTACCCGGGAGGCCAATCCCAACGGCTCGATCCAGAATATTGCCGGTGTACTGAACGAAGGCCGCAATGTACTGGGCATGATGCCGCATCCGGATCGGTCGAGCGAATCGCTGTTGGGCTCATCCGATGGTCTGGCAATCTTTCAATCGATGGTTTCAGCGCTGGCAGCGCGCTAG
- a CDS encoding AI-2E family transporter — protein MAIDLKKTGATAGMALVNWWRAVSIEALCVAVMWLIGLWLLHVPLAPAWALVAGLMAFIPNIGGVIALFGPAFSILLSGHDEIRFWYLLGIYAVIVVIDQLLLQPVLLKRTNRVPIWASILVPIVLGIVIPFWGVLLAPPLLSVFYAFRKPKELPPPGGVV, from the coding sequence ATGGCTATTGACCTGAAAAAGACCGGCGCCACAGCTGGCATGGCTTTGGTGAACTGGTGGCGTGCAGTTTCAATCGAGGCTTTATGCGTGGCGGTGATGTGGCTGATTGGCCTCTGGCTGCTACATGTGCCGCTGGCTCCGGCGTGGGCCCTGGTAGCGGGCCTGATGGCCTTCATTCCCAACATAGGCGGGGTAATCGCGCTGTTCGGTCCCGCGTTTTCGATCCTGCTGAGCGGGCACGATGAGATCCGTTTCTGGTATCTGCTCGGCATTTATGCCGTGATCGTGGTAATCGATCAGTTGCTGCTGCAACCTGTTTTGCTGAAGAGGACGAACCGGGTCCCGATCTGGGCGTCGATCCTGGTGCCGATCGTGCTGGGCATTGTGATTCCGTTCTGGGGCGTTCTGCTGGCTCCCCCGCTGCTGTCGGTTTTCTATGCGTTTCGCAAGCCGAAGGAGCTTCCGCCGCCCGGCGGGGTGGTTTGA
- a CDS encoding YebC/PmpR family DNA-binding transcriptional regulator codes for MSGHSKWATIKHKKGAADAKRGKIFTTLIKEITVAAKAGGGDPDGNPRLRTAIAAAKAENMPNDNIKRAIQRGTGEIEGASYEEITFEGYGPGGVAVIIEVLTDNRNRAVSEIRHSFTKNGGNLGESNSVRFMFSKKGLIAISKNVADEEKLMNLVIENGGEELNDEGDTWEIITEPAAFEAVHNAVKAAGIPTEMAEITMLATTYTKLEGAPAAQMIRLLEALEEMDDTQNVYSNFDMDANQMEEVAG; via the coding sequence ATGTCCGGCCATTCAAAATGGGCAACAATCAAGCATAAGAAGGGCGCGGCAGACGCCAAGCGCGGCAAGATATTCACCACCCTGATCAAGGAAATCACCGTAGCCGCCAAGGCGGGTGGGGGAGATCCCGACGGTAATCCGCGTCTGCGTACAGCCATCGCAGCGGCCAAAGCCGAAAACATGCCAAACGACAACATCAAGCGCGCCATCCAGCGCGGCACTGGAGAGATCGAAGGCGCGAGCTACGAAGAGATCACGTTCGAAGGCTACGGCCCCGGCGGAGTGGCAGTGATTATCGAGGTCTTGACCGACAATCGCAACCGCGCCGTCAGCGAAATCCGTCACTCCTTCACGAAGAATGGCGGAAATCTCGGCGAATCCAACTCCGTACGTTTCATGTTTTCCAAGAAGGGGCTGATCGCCATTTCCAAGAACGTGGCCGATGAAGAGAAGCTCATGAACCTCGTCATCGAGAACGGCGGCGAAGAGCTGAACGACGAAGGCGATACCTGGGAAATCATCACCGAACCGGCGGCATTCGAGGCGGTCCACAATGCGGTCAAGGCTGCCGGGATTCCGACCGAGATGGCGGAGATCACGATGCTGGCCACCACCTATACCAAGCTCGAGGGTGCCCCGGCCGCGCAGATGATCCGTCTGCTGGAAGCGCTCGAAGAGATGGATGACACGCAAAATGTCTACTCCAACTTCGATATGGACGCGAACCAGATGGAAGAAGTGGCGGGCTAA
- a CDS encoding acyloxyacyl hydrolase → MRIRPLVISGLAVTLSIASLASPKVLAQTAVPAPNAAPESKAPTAPKVPTAQGAWEFGPFANGGFGDGNRSSFKFFDVGVHAGKVLTKPWGPGLMNGQFEYAAELVPFWQSYTPAAHLENVSYVQNGVTHFTQVPVSGGTYTGVSITPIILRWNFKGTKKVVPFVQGAGGLIWTNHKYPPDYMVPKGVPGRTSVFNFTPQFGIGFHYFVRPKGSITFGANAVHISSASLGDRNPGVNASVQFQVGYTWWR, encoded by the coding sequence ATGAGAATTCGCCCGCTCGTTATTTCTGGTCTTGCTGTGACCCTGTCTATAGCTTCTTTAGCATCACCGAAAGTTCTGGCCCAGACTGCGGTCCCCGCGCCGAACGCGGCGCCGGAATCCAAGGCGCCAACGGCTCCCAAGGTGCCAACGGCTCAAGGGGCGTGGGAGTTCGGTCCATTCGCCAATGGCGGTTTTGGCGATGGGAATCGCTCCTCTTTCAAGTTCTTTGACGTTGGGGTTCACGCAGGCAAGGTGCTCACGAAGCCGTGGGGTCCGGGCCTTATGAACGGGCAGTTTGAATACGCCGCCGAGCTGGTTCCTTTCTGGCAGTCGTATACGCCGGCAGCGCATCTGGAGAACGTGAGCTATGTGCAGAATGGAGTTACGCACTTTACGCAGGTCCCCGTCAGCGGAGGTACGTATACAGGTGTCAGCATCACTCCTATTATCCTTCGGTGGAATTTCAAAGGCACAAAGAAGGTAGTTCCATTTGTGCAGGGAGCTGGCGGCTTGATCTGGACCAATCACAAGTATCCGCCTGACTATATGGTGCCCAAAGGAGTTCCGGGAAGGACCAGCGTATTTAATTTCACGCCACAGTTCGGGATTGGATTTCACTACTTTGTGAGGCCGAAGGGCTCGATCACCTTTGGCGCGAACGCCGTGCACATCTCCAGCGCAAGTCTGGGAGACCGGAACCCTGGGGTGAATGCCAGCGTGCAGTTCCAGGTTGGCTACACCTGGTGGAGGTAG
- the ftcD gene encoding glutamate formimidoyltransferase: MADTQRNGGSVEPGTGPVLECVPNFSEGEDESKVQAIVAAMRVDGVSLLDWSLDKDHNRSVVTIAGPAQQVVEAAVRAAGKAAELIDLTRQQGAHPRIGAADVIPFVPLSGCTLVQCAMLARQAGMEIWKRHGIPVYFYEAAAARPDRALLEDVRRGQFEGLRDAVRKEAARRPDVGGPDLHPTAGASAVGARKFLIAYNIYLESNDVAAARAIAREIRASSGGLIGVKAMGVLAQGHAQISMNITDFNATPVSQVFNAVKRLAARYHTRPVYGELIGLIPEAAYERESEWARQLNGFDPEEKILERKLKNPMPWPASKIAG, from the coding sequence GTGGCTGATACGCAGAGAAACGGCGGATCCGTTGAACCAGGGACGGGACCGGTTCTCGAATGCGTCCCCAATTTTTCCGAGGGGGAAGACGAGTCGAAGGTCCAGGCCATCGTGGCAGCCATGCGGGTCGATGGAGTGAGCCTGCTCGACTGGTCGCTGGACAAGGACCACAATCGCTCCGTGGTAACGATCGCGGGGCCGGCGCAGCAGGTGGTGGAGGCGGCAGTCCGCGCGGCAGGGAAGGCTGCGGAGTTGATTGATCTTACCCGGCAGCAGGGCGCGCATCCCCGCATTGGCGCAGCCGACGTGATCCCGTTCGTTCCGCTTTCCGGCTGCACGCTGGTGCAGTGCGCAATGCTGGCGCGCCAGGCCGGGATGGAGATCTGGAAGCGTCATGGCATTCCTGTCTATTTTTATGAAGCTGCGGCAGCCAGGCCGGATCGGGCATTGCTGGAAGACGTCCGCCGCGGGCAGTTTGAAGGACTGCGTGACGCGGTTCGCAAGGAGGCTGCGCGGCGTCCGGACGTGGGCGGCCCCGATCTGCACCCGACTGCGGGAGCTTCTGCCGTGGGAGCGCGCAAGTTCCTCATCGCCTACAACATCTATCTGGAATCGAATGATGTCGCAGCCGCCCGCGCGATTGCGCGGGAGATTCGTGCCTCCAGCGGCGGATTGATCGGGGTGAAGGCGATGGGCGTGCTGGCGCAGGGGCATGCTCAGATCTCGATGAATATCACGGACTTCAATGCAACGCCGGTATCGCAGGTCTTCAACGCGGTCAAGCGACTGGCGGCGCGATATCACACGCGTCCCGTATATGGGGAGTTGATCGGATTGATTCCTGAAGCCGCATATGAGCGGGAGAGCGAGTGGGCGCGTCAATTAAATGGGTTTGATCCAGAGGAAAAGATTCTCGAGCGCAAGCTTAAGAATCCGATGCCCTGGCCGGCAAGTAAAATAGCAGGGTAA